In Cupriavidus sp. EM10, the genomic window CCCGTTCCCGCGCCGTGCGCCGTCGTATGCGCCTGGCGCCTCCGGCGTTTCTGGCGTTACTGGCGCTGCTGACGACCGTGCTGCAGCCGATGCCTGCGCGGGCCTCTGCGCCCCCGGCCGCCACGGCTGCGTCCATTCCGGCCGTCCCGTCCGGCGCGTCCGGTCCGTCCACCCTGGCGCCGCCCCTCTCGCGCTCCGACGCCGTCGCCCGCGTGGTCATGAGCCTGCTTAGCTATGCACGCTGGCCCGGCGAGCGCGAGACCGTGCGGCTGTGCGTCGACAACTCGGCCCGGTACGCGGGCAAGCTGATGGAAGGCGGCACGTTGTCCACGGGCCGGCTCGTGGAGGCGCGCCGCGTCGACGCGCTGCCGGAATCGCTGGCGGCCCAGTGCGACGCTCTGTACCTTGGGGCGATGACCGACGCCCGCCGCCG contains:
- a CDS encoding YfiR family protein produces the protein MRLAPPAFLALLALLTTVLQPMPARASAPPAATAASIPAVPSGASGPSTLAPPLSRSDAVARVVMSLLSYARWPGERETVRLCVDNSARYAGKLMEGGTLSTGRLVEARRVDALPESLAAQCDALYLGAMTDARRRALTAYFVGKPVLVMTEEDFECEGGSMFCLSIREHQVSFRINLDAIARSGIHVHPGVLQLGRRKAPAS